A DNA window from Aminivibrio sp. contains the following coding sequences:
- a CDS encoding flagellar protein FlaG, which produces MVSDMSALSLIGTNRPGKSYLDPRYPEQRYTEQSSFSDGQARLSAFRGDRTLERVLDNFQVRAAMHSRYLQFTIQEDADIVQVIVKESNDEEKIIRKIPPDEIVRLIAKRNEILGFLFDMVV; this is translated from the coding sequence ATGGTTTCCGATATGTCAGCCCTGTCGCTGATTGGGACCAACAGACCAGGAAAATCGTATCTCGACCCGCGGTACCCTGAGCAAAGATATACCGAACAGAGTTCCTTCTCCGACGGACAGGCCCGCTTGAGCGCCTTTCGGGGCGACCGGACATTGGAGCGCGTCCTCGATAACTTCCAGGTAAGGGCCGCCATGCACAGCCGCTACCTCCAGTTCACCATCCAGGAAGACGCCGACATTGTTCAGGTGATTGTCAAAGAGAGCAACGACGAGGAAAAGATCATCCGCAAAATACCTCCCGACGAAATAGTACGGCTCATCGCCAAAAGAAACGAAATTCTGGGGTTCCTCTTCGACATGGTCGTTTAG